From Syngnathoides biaculeatus isolate LvHL_M chromosome 12, ASM1980259v1, whole genome shotgun sequence:
GAGACACCTTACAAAACCTGCCGTTACAAAAGTTCCTATCATCGTTCAAGTAAGCCTATGACAGATGAAATGTCCACTTTGTTCTCCCACGCAGTCAACCGGTAGATTACTTCTTGTCGTAGTAAAACCATTTATCAACTGTCAATAGAAGAAAGCATAATTAAACCACACGGTCAGGAAAATCAATTAACTGAACTCAAAACGATAAATACTCTACCTGACGACGGGATGGGCTCCACCTTTTCACAAGGACATGCCTATAAATACAGAACAAAACATCTGATGATATGGACACAGTGCTACAATTTTTAACTCTTAAATATTTGACTTACGTCACCGACAGCCGTTTTAGCTTCATCCACCGAGCAGCAGAAAGGGCTGTCGCTGGATGAGATGCAGGTGTTTTTGctgcattttggaaaaaataaattgtgtagttggaatcaaatttaaaaaagcattttgaatatatatatatatatatatatatatatattatatatatatatatatatatatatatatatatatagaaacaTGAACAGGCACTGTATTTATGATATTATGCAGCAATACACTGTATCTACCAGTTCAATTCACCACCGTCAGTCTGTTGGCAGATCAGAGCTTTCCAGAAGTTGTGAGTGGCCTTGATGACTTTAATGGCAAAGTCCTGAAAACATGACACAGTATCCGCAGTTTAATCGATAATGTACTTTactggaagacaaaaaaaaaaatctatattttgatTCTTCGTGACATTTTCACAAGATTAAAAAGCCCAGAATGAATTTAAAACGGACGTTTTTTTCAAGGCACTCATTGAAACCAAAGAACCCATTCATAAAGCAAATttacaagatttttttgggtaccattttgacaattttaaaaatatgcctgGCCGTACTTTGTATCCTCATGTACTGCATTTACTTCTGCAAAATAAAAGGTATCTACATTGAGGGCCCACTCTTAACAACAAAGTTCTGTTCCGAGAATGTATACATAAGTTAGAAAGCGCTGTACTCTATCACTAACCTCCTCTCAGGCAGTAGTTAACGTAATTTCCAgactacaagccgcgacttttttcacacgctttcaaccctgcggtttatgcgttagcgcggcgctagcatggCCCTAGCGTTAGTGCacgtggttataagcctcggtacacagagtttaacgctcgcgCCATGCGAACCCCAGCACCGTGCTAACACTGGCGttctgttagcgctagcgcggcacgagcgttaaactctgtgtaccaaggcttataaccaggtgcactctgtaggccgggaattacggtgagtcataattacagtaaacattTGAAGGAAAACCATGACTCTTCTAGCCTATAAATACGCAAGCATCAAATGATGAATTTTGTGTGCTACGTGATCACAAACCACTGTGCAAAGTATTTCAGTATGTGGAGGATCCTTGTATTAGGGGAGGCCATTATTTTCATTAGCAACATTTCAGAATTATAGTAAACAATTGTTCTAGTGACACATCaggtgatcaaaaaaaaaaaaaaaaaaagagaccttGTCCTTGAACTCCTCATTGAAAGCAAATTTGTTCTCTGGCTTCCCATCAGGCACTTTGTACTTCTTGAACCAGTCGACCGTGGCCTCCAGGTAGCCGGGCTTCAATCTCTGAACATCGGTGATGTCTGAAGTCGAGGGCGAACATGATCAAAATGCGGGAAAAAGAGGATTCAAAGTAAAAGGCAATCATGCATCGTGCTTACTGTTGAACTGGTTGGCTTCGGGGTCGTCAACGTTGATTGCGATCACTTTCCAGTCAGTCTCGCCCTCGTCGATCATAGCTAGGATCCCGAGAACCTTCACGTTGATGACCTCGCCGCGAGAACACACCTGACCGGCATGTATACACACTTGTCAAAGGGACGCGACCCATACGCATTAGTTAAAAACAGGTTTTGTTGTATATACCTTGGTTCCGATTTCACAGACGTCAATGGGATCGTTGTCCCCGCAGCAGCCGGTGTCTCCGTCTTTGTGCGCCGGATCTTCCCAAGTCTAAAATAGCACGagacaaatcagcaaaatgttttggaaaaacgATGCCTTTGGCCAAAAATGCATTAACCTGAGGAATGGCTCCATAGTTCCATATGTAGCCTTTATGGGGGAAAACATTAGCGACGTAGCGCAGCTTGCCCTTCTTCACGTCTTGTTTTATTGGGTTCAAGAGGTCTTTTGTGGCGATCTGCAAAGAGAATAGCAAAGCGCTCGTTTTGCTCACTGTCACGTTGTATGCACAAAATGATGACTTACAAATGACACTTGTACACGGGTTCTGGCACATTTTACAGGATTTTTGCATTAATGTTCTATGGGAAATTTAGCTTTGAAAGTTAGGAAATATTAGGACATAAAGTTGGACAGTTTGGCCTGAGCTAAGTTAATCATCCATTTTGCAGTCACCTGAAAGTGTTGTCATTcgtctcctaaaaaaaaaatctacacagcTAATATGGTTCTACCCCATAAAGTATGCTTTAGGCTAGTCATGTGGTACAGGAGTATTGGAATACAGTATATTAGGAGTACCGAGGACTTTACAGATGACATAAATCGTCGTCCTAATATTgggtgaacctatggatgatcatttgcagctatagttgccccgaaaatgtcttggacaaatcagcagaagatattctccctggagacctattttgcgacaaagtcataccagagtgtacagattcagtttcgaaagcgtttccattgtcgcaactttccatcaaaatcaacgattgttagttgcgaaagaggagtgaataaaagtgattcaaaactttgccagacgagtacaggtttgcttgcaacgaaatggtggacatttggaacacatcttgggaaagccataaaattgactaaaaattgacagaaatagctgaaaatctggtgaatggtcttccataaactgaataatgtgtggttgtaatttgaaataaatagctttttaatcaaagccacaatttaaattttcatgggtacgtatctttttgggtcaccccgtaccttagcttagcttaatagagcaacaacatggtagcatgaacaagcctggttacaaaaaaaaaccaacatatcggttaaaaaaaaaaaaaaacaccttaatcattgagacgcagcagtaacacagcagcaacacactatattaacgcagcgctaacaacaacaacaaaaaaaaacataccggtaaaaatcactgagacacagcagcaacacgctagcacagcgctagtgcagtgctaacagggccggtaaaagtcacttccttggcacatacagtatattccactcttctcactcttaccttttcagctcgagtgcccccttgcggcagttagaaaaaatgcacaaataaggcGCATCAACGcataaccgcagggttgaaagtgtgtgaaaaaagtctcgatttattggccggaaattatggtgcATAATATTCTGCAAATTACCTGACAAGCAATAAGTAAAAACTTCTTGGAACCAATATTGAAGTGTCGTTTGCTGCTGGAGCAAATATTGTGATTCCAACCGAATATGCGCtatgaatgaatgattgtttTGCATCTACAGGTGtatttcaataaattagaatCATATCAAAAGTTTGATTAAGATAGGTGGTTAAATttccagccatctattttcttagctgcttatcctcacaagggtcacgaggagtgctggagcctatcccagctgtcaacgggcaggaggcggggtacaccctgaactggttgccagccgatcgcagggcaaatcgagacaaacagtcgcactcacaatcacaccttggggcaatttagagtgtccaattaatgttgcatgttgttgggatgtgggaggaaaccggagcgcccggagaaaacccacgcaggcacggggagaacaagcaaacgccacacaggcaggtccgggattcaacccgggacctcagaactgtgaggccaacgccttccagctgaaccaccgtgccgtcttgtagttaaatttaaaaattgaaatgatagATATACATTTCACACACAGTGAGTAAATACTGTGTGTATCATTGTGAATACTACGGGCAAATAAGAACACCGGATTCACTCTCTCAAGAAGCTATTATTacataacaaaagaaaatgtgcaaatgattTTAAACGTAGAAAATAGACAGACTTATGTTTTGATGTCTTTGGAAAGCATTTTGAATTATGTTATTGAATTGTGCTATCGAAATAAACTTGCCTTGCCTTACTACTCGCTACTAACTGCTTGCTCAAGTGCACAAAACCAGAATGGTGACATTTCTTACCTCCATCTTTGCATTTGTCCATCTTGGAACTTCGACCACCATGTGAAAGATATCCTGGAAAAGATTTCATTTCAGAGGGTGGATTCATTTTCacttatcagtttttttttccccctttgacACAATTTTACAACCGGACAGACATTGCACAGACTCTTACAGTCGTAAGAGATGATATCAGGGCCCAGTCGACTCTGACCTCGTTTGTTCTGGAAATCATTATCTAATGCAATTGGTGGCCAACTCTGCACGACagcattttaacattaaaattaCTTTAAAAGGACATAGTAGagaacaattattttattttgctttgtatacaaatagttgggtctctggagtgcctgccTACCAGTCAAGTGTGAAACTAAACGACAAAGAAAAACTCCGAGTCATCTGCCAGTATCTGAAAGCAAAAGTGTGTCGGTGAGCACGTCCATGAGATTTCTGAGAAATGCGACGTCACAATTCAGTTCTCCAATTGTAATTATGAGCACCCCGACACTGAGTTTCTTGAAGATCCACCATTTTAAACACGATCTGGAACGCGAGCACGTCAAATCCAAAGTTGCATTGATTTTTGTCAAGGCCCCTAATCAGCGTTAGCTTCTGATAAGTGGCACATAATTGATTTGCTAGGTCAAGTGCACAACATGATTGGGCGGGTCGTATTTGTGTCCGCCAACGGGGACATGCACGGATCTGCAGATGAATATACACAAATCGCCAGTTTGGGATCGAAATCGTGCGTCCAAGTTGTCATGGTAATGAGAGCCGTACTTGCCACTGACTCGAAAGTGCAGGgttgtcaaacttatttttgtcgagggccacattgtacttacgGTTTCGCTCAGAGcgccgttatgattgtgaaaccatcaatttttttaattaccccATCATAATTACACATGAgctttatgaactagtttgggaatcagaaatcaacagtaaagagttttatttttcaaccatTATTCATGTTTGGCGATACGAAAACGCTtataacaggggtgtcaaactcatttttgtcacgggtcaCATTGTACTTCCAGTTTCCTTATGACtgggaaaccataaaaatctttaaccgtaattaatgaattaaattacattaattaaagcaatttcatcatatttacacatgaatttattaactagttttggaatcagaaatcaagggtaatgtttttttttactatttttgtttggaaacacaaaatgCTCGTAAtaatctcaacattatcatttatgataggacaattagaaattttggtacagatttgaaaaggaaaaaaatcatggaagttgatatacatgatttgcctacgccggtcacataaaatcatgcggtgggcctgatctggcccccgggccttgagtttgacacctgtggcttatATCACGATTatatttatatgacaatttgaagcgccacagtgggtcagctggtaaagcgttggcctcacagttctgaggacccaggttcaagcccggacctgcctgtgtggagtttgcatgttctccccatgcctgcctccgcgggttttctccgggcacaaccggtttcctcccacatccccaaaacatgcaacattaattgttgactctaaattgcccctaggtgtgattgtgtttgcgactgtttgtctctatgtgccctgcgattggctggcgaccagttcagggtgtaccccggctcctgccccattgacagctgggatagggtccagcactccctgcgacccccgtgaggataagcgccaaagaaaatggatggatggataattacacacgaaatttatgaacgagtttgggaatcagaaatcaactgaattttttttccccaaccattATTCATGTTTGGCAGTACGAAAAcgcttataatatctcaacattctcatttatatgacaatttgaacattttggtccAGCTTTTCTCAGGAATCCTGGAAGTTGACAAAGATGATTTGCCTCGGCGGACCATACaaaatcacgtggtgggccgcgtctggcccccaggccttgagttcgACACCTGTGCTGGAGTGTATGGGGCGGGACAAGACACCACTTCTCCCTCAAAACAGACTAATTTCAGCAAAATTTAAAGAGAAAACTGCAGTTTAAAGCGTCTTACAATTCTTGATCCTTGGTGTATTTTGATGAAGACGCTTTACTAACACGTTAGGATGCGTGCATACCCGACTAACGTCATAACTGCATAACGCCTCCATGAAAATATGCCTTACCTGTCCCTCCTGACCATATATTGGTATGTCATGGAACGGTGAAATGTACTTCCCCTCGGAATTCTCTGGAAGACAATGGAAGCAGGAAAGGTCAATGATGTCAACGCATTTAAGGAAGGAAATACTGCAGTGTAATTCCAGCTATTACAGTATCCTGTATCACAGTCCTGGGCCGCGGAGACAAAACACACCCACAAAGGCAATAGTCACTGTGGCGACCTGACTTGACAATGCACTCTATAAACGGCCATTCATCAGAGGGTGTTGTCCCACCAGTAAATATTTATGCTTCCCAAGCTGATGACGTGCGTAACCAACTTGGAAGATTTTCCCTTGCAATCGCAAGACGTTTTCAATCCCCCCACAACCGCAAATTTGCTGGCAAACCGGTTTAACCCAATTGAGTATTCTTATATAGCCCAAAACCAAAtcgaatattaaaaaaaaaaaaagtgtgctaaaTGAAAACTTTCACCAAGCTGAAGAAATTTTGCGGCGACATTCAATGAATAAGTGACACGTGGGAGGTTACCGAAAGCCACTCGCGCAGTGCTTTCTTGAAAAAGGACAACAAACAATTTCAGTcggcagatattttttttcaaaaacatacatatattcGTATGTTGTACTCACTGAAGAACAAGCGGTAGGTCAAAGAGTTGGGAATGCCCCTCTCTTCCACAGTGAAGCTCATGATTAAGTGCGGGGTTGGATGAAGGATGGCGACGGAAGAGGAGTCGGTCGAGGCGGTGGACTTCAGGCGGGCGGAAGAGCAATACGCATGCGCAACGTGCAGCGGTGCGTTCAGGGGATGTAGGACAATCCCGAGTTAGTCCAggagaactgaaaaaaaaaaaacgttgggtCAAACACATGATAAAGGGCTGTACACTGACACTTAGTAGTACAGAtgcatgtgttaaaaaaaaatgctctggtAAAAGTACTCATTACACTCCTTCCATACTGTTTGGCTCATATTTGACTTGTTTTTACGTTTGACAACAATTTAATGGAAtacccaaacagtgtgccggggtacattagtgtgccgttattcaattttatgtaattgcttaaaaaaaacatttattccgagaaataatgtatctttattcatctatttatgccagtgaggcacaatgacagacaaaaccaaaaaatcctcttctattagatggcaggaagtacatacagtaattaataaatcaatttttggtgacatttacttttgttggtgtgccatgggattttt
This genomic window contains:
- the ppa1b gene encoding inorganic pyrophosphatase — translated: MSFTVEERGIPNSLTYRLFFKNSEGKYISPFHDIPIYGQEGQDIFHMVVEVPRWTNAKMEIATKDLLNPIKQDVKKGKLRYVANVFPHKGYIWNYGAIPQTWEDPAHKDGDTGCCGDNDPIDVCEIGTKVCSRGEVINVKVLGILAMIDEGETDWKVIAINVDDPEANQFNNITDVQRLKPGYLEATVDWFKKYKVPDGKPENKFAFNEEFKDKDFAIKVIKATHNFWKALICQQTDGGELNCKNTCISSSDSPFCCSVDEAKTAVGDACPCEKVEPIPSSVDKWFYYDKK